The sequence below is a genomic window from Candidatus Hydrogenedentota bacterium.
CGGCGCTCGGTTCCGCGGTTGGCGCTGCTTCTTGTACGGGTGCATCCGTCGCCGGCGTCGTGCCGGTGCCCGCATCGGGCTCCACCGTGTCAGCGGCCGCCGCGGGAGCGGGCGCGGGTTCGGGCTTCTTCAACGACGCGCCGGTGACAAGCACTTCCTCCGCGGTCAGCTTCTCGACGCGGAAAACCTGCGCCTTGCCGGAAAGCGCGAGCGCATGGGAACCGTTCTCATCCGGGCCGAAGCGGAACACGTGGTCCGCGCCGTCCTTCATCACGCAATGCAACGTCGCGATCGGCGCGGCTGTTAAATCAGGCTGGCCGAAAACGATGTCTGACGCCTCGAGGTCCGCGATAGACATTGCGAGGTCGTCACAGTTTTCCGTATTGGGATCGGCGGTGGCGCCGTCGACGGTCAGTGTCCAACCATCTTCACCGGCGCGCGCAAGTTGGAACGAATCCGACGCACGCTCGACGCTGATGCTGTTGATCTCTTCTTCGTCGATGTCGAGCAACTGCCGTTGATAGATGTCTTTCGCGGGCGGGAATGCGCGGTCCACGTCGCCCTTGCTCATGACCAGCACGTTTGCGGCGTTGTCCAAGCGTGCGTATTGCCCCGCGATGCCCTTGGACGGCGCGCCCAGCGCGAGCGTGTGCTGTTCGCCGGATGCGAGCGAAACGACGGCGGTGTGTGTCGGCGTTTCCAGGCCCGCGCCATCGGGCTTATCCGCGTAGTCCGACGGCGTCCACGCGGACAACACATTGGCGATGGCGTCAAGCGTCGAGGTTTGCGGCTCGAGGTCTGCTGTAGGCGCGTTGACGACCCATTCCTCGCCCTGTTTTGTGACGGAGATGTTGCCGGCGGGCTGCGTGAGATCGATCTTCGCGATCTGCGCCTTGTCGAGCGCGAGGCCTTTCAGCGTGAACATGTCCGTACCCTTCGGAAAGACCTTCTCGAAGGCGAACTTGCTGAGCTTGAAGATGACGTCCTTGTTTGCGGACGCGACGCGCACGTAGCCGTCGCCATTCGGATCGGGGCGGCCGCCTTCGATGACGACGTCGCTGTCTTTGCCCTCGACGGTAATCGCGACGCTGAACTGAGGCGACTCGAGGCCCCAGTCCGCGAGCTTGGCGGGATCGACAACGTCCGACGCGGTCACTGGCGCAAAGGCCCCGGCGAGGTTCTCCACACCGGACTGTTTTACGTCAAGCCCCGTGCCGCCTTCCGCGAGCACCCACTTCACTTCGGTCTTCGTCGCCGGTTTTTCGCCGGCCGTCTCGCCTTCGGCGGCCTCTTTCTGGGCCGCTTCCTTGGCGGCGCGTTCGGCAAGGGGTTCGCCCGCCTTGGGCTTGTCGCCGGTCGTGGCTTCTTCGGCCGCCGCGGCCGTGTCTTCGACGGGCACTTCCTTTGTTTCCTTCGCGACGACGAGGCGCTTGTCCGGCGTGGTGACGACGACTTTCGAGATGGTGTCCTTGGCGATGTTGACGACTTCCTTCTTCAACCACGTATCCGCCTTCGGCGCGGTGTCGGGCTCGTCCTGGTACACGCCGGCTTCGCGTCTGAGGTTGGTGTCAAGCAGGTAGACGTCGGTGGAATCGGCCGCGCGCATCAGCACTTGTTCCATTGCGGGGGCCTTGCCGACGAGCACGTTCACCGCGGGGCTTTCTTCGCCCTTCTTGAATCCCTTGACGTGGAACGCCTTCTCGTCTTTCAAGTTGTACGACTCGAGCGTCGCATCGCCCGCGCCGCGGTCGCGTACTTCGCCCTTGAGGGCAATCGCCTTTTCGACGAATTCCTCGATCTTCTTCTGGTCCGCGGGGGCGTTGAAGTGGCTGGTAATCCACCAGACGTTCGGGTCGGCGTCGCTGCGCTGCAGCGTGACTTTCTCTTCGGCCTTGCCGCCGGCGTACATTTCGATTTTGGCGATGTCCGCCTTGTTCAGCCCTTCGGGAACCAACGCGGTGAGTTTCACCTGATCCGTAATGTTGTACTTCGGCTTGGTCGTCTGCTTGATGACAACCAGGACGAACAGGATCACGAAGATCGCCGCGAGGGGCGTGACGTACTTCTGTTTCATGCTATTTCTCCGTCGTCAACGCCACGCCCGCGGGCGTGGCGGCACTTATTTCCGCTATGCGTTCTGCTGCGATTGGAACGACATGGTGTATGCGTCGCGCGACTGCTTGCGCGTAAACCACGACGCGACGCCGATGGCTGCGACGCACATGTTCACGGCCGCGTAGTTCATAAACTGCCAGAACCCGCGCTGGGCGTCGGACGGCTTGTCGATTGCGCGATCGATCGGCTTGCTGCCGCGCACGCTCACGATGTCGTCGCCCCAGGTCAGGTTGTCCACGCAGTTCAGGAACAACTCGAGGTTGCCCTGCTGCAGGAAGTTTTTGTTGAACATCTGCGAACAGCCCAGCAGCACCAGTTTGCCCGGCGCGGGTGTGAGCGCCGGCGCTTCGCCGGTTTCCGGTTCGGGCGGTTGGGGCGGCATACCCGGCGCGGGCTGCGCGGGCGGCCACGCGGGACGCGGCTGATCTTTGTACACGTCGGGGAATTGGCCCGTGATCTGCGCCATGAGCGGATATGTCTTGCCCGACGGCGGCGTCTCGATGTCCTGATTCGTCAGCTTCTTGTCCGGCGGAATCGTCCACGCGTTGTCCGTCGTGGTCATGATGGTTTTCTCTTCAAGGCTGTACTTCGCGAGCTCTTCCTTGTTGATATCGAGTGCGGTGCCCCAGAGATAGAAGATGCTCGAGAGACGGTTGGTCATCGGCGCTTCCTGGTTCATCGTCGTGTTGTTGATGAGCATGTGCATTGGGAGGTTCAGCGTAGTGCCGCCGCCCATCAACTGTTCGAGGGGGTTGCCGCTGCGCACGGTCAACGGCACTTTGTTCTTGTCCATCAGGATATCCGTGCTGACGCCGAGACCGTACTTCGCGAGCAGGTCGTTTATCTGCGGATTCTGTTCGCGCTTGGTGAGGTTCACGCTGCCCTCGGGCGTGACGCGGTATTCCCACTCGTAGTTCTGCACCGCGATCACCACATTCTTGCCGGACGCCAGCGCGCGGCTGACTTCCCATTTCTGCCGGTCGTTGAACTCGCGCGGGTTGATGACAACGAGCGTGTCGTACTTCTCCGGCAACGGGCTCTGTTGATTCAGTTCGACGCGCTCGACCTTGTATTTCTCCTGTTCGAGCAGGCGCTGGCAATATTCGTAGGGGTCTTCGCTTTCCGGTATAGGCTGGCCCATCTGCATGTAAAGTTGCCGGAGTTGCGGCGGAATGTTTACCGCTTCCTTCGGCGCGACCAACGCGACTGTTGCCGGCTCCGTGCGGGAAATCTTGTAGATCGTGTTGACGAGACGGTATTCGAGTTCCTGCAACGATTCCGGCATGACCTGCGGGATGATCTCTTCCTTCGCGTCGCGGTAGCCCACGCCGATGCTCGAATAGACGGGCTTCTGAGACACTTCGTTGTTGATCATCGCCTGCACCATGAACGGCTGGACGCCCTTGCTGAGCATGCGTTTCTCGAGCTTCTCGGCGTCGCTTTTCTCGGCCTCTTTCTTCTCCTCGCCGTCTTCGTCGACGAGGTCTTCCTGCGACGCGAGCACGTTGGCCGCTTTCAAGTACACCGGCGTGAATTCGACTTTGCCGTTCGACGCGATCTGCAACTCCGCCAATTTGTCCGAAATGTCCTGTTCGAGTGTTTTCAACGCCGTCGGCATGTCCTCCTTCGGCGAGATATAGAGCTTTATCTGCGCGGGCGATTCGAGTTGCGACAGGATGGTCTTCGTCGCGGGGGAAATTGTGTAGCTCTTGTCCTCGGTCATGTCCACGCGCACGAGACTCATGTCCGTAACAAGCCAGTTGAACGCCAAGCCGATGCCGAAACACAGCGCGACCGCGGTCGCGTACGCGGTGCGCGCGCCCGGTCGGTTGCGCTGTTCGATGAACATGATGTTCAGCACGAGGAACATCACCGTCCATATGACGAAGTAGACGATATCCACAAGTTCGAGCACGCCGCGAGTGAATGTGTTGTAATGATCGACCATTCCGATGAGCGTGCTTAGGGACGAGCCGAGGTTCGGCAGCAGATCGTCCAGGTACGACGCGATGAAGTTCGTGCCCAACAGGAAGATCGTGAAGCACGCAAGCAGCGAGACGACGAACGCGACGATCTGGTCGCGGCAGAACCCGGAAAAGAAAATGCCGATCGACAGGAAGAACGCGCCGAGCAGAAGGGTGCCGAGGTATCCGCCGAAGATCGCGCCGTTATCCGGATTGCCGAGAACGACGAGCATCAGCGGCACCGTGAACGTGCACGCGAGCGTGATCGCGAAGAAGACAAACGTCGCGAGGAACTTTCCGATGACCAGTTCCCACGCGCGCATGGGGAAGGTCAGGAGCATTTCCCAGGTGTTTTCCTTGCGTTCTTCGGCCCACACGCGCATGGTGATCGCGGGGACGAAGATGCAGAGCATCAACGGCAGGTTGCCGAAGTAGGACCGCATGTCCGCGATGGGGAAGGTGAAGAACGAGGTGATGTAGAGGCCCACGCTGATCGCGAGGAACACGATGATGAAGATGTAGCCGATCGGCGAGGTGAAGTACGCCCCCAGATCGCGCCGGATTATCGTGCGGATATTGCTCATGACTGCGCTCCCGTCGTGGCCGCGCCTTCGGCCTTCTCGGTCAATTTCAGGAAAGTTTCCTCGAGGGTGAGCGGTCGGTCGGTGAGTTCGCGCAGTTCCCAGTTCTTCATGCGCGCCAACTTGCCCACTTCGCGCCAGAGGTGCGAACCAGGCCTGCCGTGCAGGACAAACGTCGCAAAGCCGTCGTCTTCGCCGACAAAGTCCACCTTGCGCGAACCTTCGATGCCGGACAGCAGGCGCTCGGTATCCTCGCGTTTTCCGAGAACGGACACGCGCGTGCGCTCTTCGCTGGTCGCCATGTCGCGCAACTCTTCGAGCGTGCCGTCACCGACGATGCGGCCCTGGCTGATGATGACGATACGGTCGGCGGTCGCCTCGACCTCTTGCAGGATGTGCGTCGAAAGGATGACCGTCTTGCCGTGCGCGAGGCTTTTGATGAGCTGCCGGATTTCGACAATCTGGTGCGGGTCGAGGCCGGAGGTCGGCTCGTCGAGGATGATAATCTCGGGATCGTGAATCAGCGCCTGCGCCAGTGCCGTGCGCTGCTTGTAGCCCTTCGAGAGTTCGCGCACCACCTTGCGGTACATATGCCGCAGGCCGCACGCTTCGAGCACGACGTCCGTCCGCTCGCGCAACCGGGCGCCGCTCAACCCGCGCGCTTTGCCCACGAAGTTGAGGTAGCCCTTGACTTCCATGTCCATGTACAGCGGCAAGATTTCAGGCAGGTACCCGATAATTTTGCGCACGCCCAGTGGGTTCTCGAGTACGTCAATCCCGCCGACCTTCGCCGTCCCTTTCGACGGGTGCAGATAGGTCGTGAGGATTTTCATCGTGGTCGATTTGCCGGCCCCGTTCGGGCCCAGGAGGCCGACAATCTCCCCCTTCTTCACCTCGAACGATACATTGCGCAGCGCCTGGACCGGGCCGTAATGCATCGACAGGCTCTCGGCTCTGATCATCCTTCCTCTCCTGCAATTTCGGTGTGATGTGGAATACCGGCCACCGCGGCGGATTGGACAAACGTGTGCCATTCGCTCGACGGTATTCCCCGCCCGCGAGGAGCAAAGTCCGTGCCGCACGCACGAAAGCCCGGAAAGGTCGATAGCCTATCAGTCTAGTTCATTGAACGTCAAGGGCTTAACGGCGCGAAGCAATACCGTAGAAATATGCACGATAATCGCCCAAATGAGGTTAGCCAAAGTGGATGGTTGCTGTTTTCAGGTATAAGTGGGTGCTCCGCGCTCTTCGCAACAGATTGATTGACACTCGCGAACGGACCGGACAGTGTATCTTCAAGCGCGGGAGGTATAGCCGTTACGCGGTCAATGTTACTAGGATTTCCATGAAACAATTCGCACACTGGACTCCCCGCTACGCGCACGACCGTTTGCGGTTGTTCGCGTACACGCTTACTCACCCTGGCGCACCGTGGCTGGCCCCTGGTGCCGTGTGTTTTCTCGATGCGTGGATTCAGCCCCATCACACGGGATTCGAATGGGGCTCGGGTCGCAGCACGGTGTGGTTCTCGCGGCGAGCGGCGCGCCTGACGAGCATCGAGCATGACGAGAAATGGTTCCGTCGTGTGCAACAAAAGCTCCGCGCGAACTCGTGCGGCGGTGTCGAGCATCGGTTCGTTGTGGTAACGGATTCAAACCCGTTGGCGTATATAGATGCTATCGCAGAAGTCGAGGATGCGTCACTTGACTTCGTGCTGGTAGACGGTCTGTCAGCCCTGCGCGATTCCTGTGCGCTCGCCGCGATGCCAAAGGTCCGCGCCGGGGGGATATTGATCATCGACGATGTTCACCGATACATGCCTTCCGAATCGCGTGCCCCGCTCGCCCTTCCGTCGGGTTCCGAACCACCGACGCCCGAGTGGCAATCGGCGTTTCGACAACTTGCCACATGGGATATGCAACGGTTCTCGAGCGGCGTCACCGATACCGGAATTTGGATTCGAAAATGACACCAAGCGCATTTTGCGTGGAACCCGCGCCGCACACTTGCGCGCGCGGCGCAAAACCAATACGATCCGGCGGATCACTTGGTGGGGAATTGCATGGCTGACGCGAAAGATACAGCTCCGATTGGCGTAGACGAACCGTTCATTGTCGATGAAGCGACGGACGAGGTCCTGCGACTGCACCTCGAGAAGTTCGAGGGGCCGCTCGAGGTCCTTCTGTACCTCATCAAGTCGCAGGAGATCGACATCTTCGACATTCCGATCGTGAAGGTGACGGAACAGTTCCTGCGGTTCATCGAGGTGATGAGCGAGGAGAACCTCGAGGTGACCGGCGACTTCCTTGTCATGGCGGCGACGCTGATCCAGATCAAGTCGAAGATGCTGCTCCCGCCGGACGTTGAGACGGCGGAGGACGAGGAGTTCGAGGACGAAGACCCGCGCATGGAACTGGTGGAGAAGCTGCTCGAATACCGCCGGTACCGCGACGTGGCCGAGCGGCTGCAATTTCTCGAGTCCGAGCGAGAACGCCTGTTCGCGCGCAGCACGAAACCCGCGCTCGACCTGCCGCCCGAGGAAGAAGAGGAAATGCTCGAGGTCACGCTGTACGATCTTGTGACCGCGTTCAAGGGCGTTTTGCGGTACTTCACCGAGGACAACATCCACACGATAGCGGGCGAAGGCGCGTCGGTGGACGAGAAGGTCGAGTACATCGAAGAACGTCTGGCGCGGGAGGGCAGCGTCGCGTGGACGGAGCTGTTCAAGGAATGCCGGTCGCGCGTCGAGTTGGTGTGTTGTTTCCTCGCGATTCTCGAACTGTGCCGCATGGGCCGCATCCGGGCGCACCAGCACCATTCGTTCGAGGAAATCCGGCTGTTCCCGGCGGAGCCGCGGCCGGCGCTCGAGGCCGAGCCCGCGTGATCTTCCCGTGGCGGTTCTGGCGCAGGCGCGCGCCGAAACCCCTCGGCCAGCGCGGCGAAGACCTCGCCGCCAAACACCTCAGGCGCGCGGGCTACCGAATCCTCGAACGCAACGCGAAACTCGGCAAATTCGAGATCGATATTATCGCCCGCGAAGGTGACACCATCGCGTTCGTCGAAGTCAAAACCCGCCGCTCGAATTCCTTCCTCGAACCCGAGGCGAACGTCACGCCCACGAAACAACAGCACATCCGCCGCGCCGCGGCGATCTACATCTCGCGCCACAATGATCCCGAAACTTACTATCGCTACGACATCGTGTCAGTCGTTTTGCCCGATGACGGCAACCCGCACGTCACGATACTGCGCGACGCGTTTCGGCCCGAGTGACGCCGCAATCACCTGCCGCACAAGGAGACTCGGGCCAGATACGTGCCGGCACGTCGGGTCAAGCACGGCGAACCCAGCCTCGTGTAAAGAATCTGACGCAATGCG
It includes:
- a CDS encoding DUF4340 domain-containing protein; translated protein: MKQKYVTPLAAIFVILFVLVVIKQTTKPKYNITDQVKLTALVPEGLNKADIAKIEMYAGGKAEEKVTLQRSDADPNVWWITSHFNAPADQKKIEEFVEKAIALKGEVRDRGAGDATLESYNLKDEKAFHVKGFKKGEESPAVNVLVGKAPAMEQVLMRAADSTDVYLLDTNLRREAGVYQDEPDTAPKADTWLKKEVVNIAKDTISKVVVTTPDKRLVVAKETKEVPVEDTAAAAEEATTGDKPKAGEPLAERAAKEAAQKEAAEGETAGEKPATKTEVKWVLAEGGTGLDVKQSGVENLAGAFAPVTASDVVDPAKLADWGLESPQFSVAITVEGKDSDVVIEGGRPDPNGDGYVRVASANKDVIFKLSKFAFEKVFPKGTDMFTLKGLALDKAQIAKIDLTQPAGNISVTKQGEEWVVNAPTADLEPQTSTLDAIANVLSAWTPSDYADKPDGAGLETPTHTAVVSLASGEQHTLALGAPSKGIAGQYARLDNAANVLVMSKGDVDRAFPPAKDIYQRQLLDIDEEEINSISVERASDSFQLARAGEDGWTLTVDGATADPNTENCDDLAMSIADLEASDIVFGQPDLTAAPIATLHCVMKDGADHVFRFGPDENGSHALALSGKAQVFRVEKLTAEEVLVTGASLKKPEPAPAPAAAADTVEPDAGTGTTPATDAPVQEAAPTAEPSA
- a CDS encoding Gldg family protein, with the translated sequence MSNIRTIIRRDLGAYFTSPIGYIFIIVFLAISVGLYITSFFTFPIADMRSYFGNLPLMLCIFVPAITMRVWAEERKENTWEMLLTFPMRAWELVIGKFLATFVFFAITLACTFTVPLMLVVLGNPDNGAIFGGYLGTLLLGAFFLSIGIFFSGFCRDQIVAFVVSLLACFTIFLLGTNFIASYLDDLLPNLGSSLSTLIGMVDHYNTFTRGVLELVDIVYFVIWTVMFLVLNIMFIEQRNRPGARTAYATAVALCFGIGLAFNWLVTDMSLVRVDMTEDKSYTISPATKTILSQLESPAQIKLYISPKEDMPTALKTLEQDISDKLAELQIASNGKVEFTPVYLKAANVLASQEDLVDEDGEEKKEAEKSDAEKLEKRMLSKGVQPFMVQAMINNEVSQKPVYSSIGVGYRDAKEEIIPQVMPESLQELEYRLVNTIYKISRTEPATVALVAPKEAVNIPPQLRQLYMQMGQPIPESEDPYEYCQRLLEQEKYKVERVELNQQSPLPEKYDTLVVINPREFNDRQKWEVSRALASGKNVVIAVQNYEWEYRVTPEGSVNLTKREQNPQINDLLAKYGLGVSTDILMDKNKVPLTVRSGNPLEQLMGGGTTLNLPMHMLINNTTMNQEAPMTNRLSSIFYLWGTALDINKEELAKYSLEEKTIMTTTDNAWTIPPDKKLTNQDIETPPSGKTYPLMAQITGQFPDVYKDQPRPAWPPAQPAPGMPPQPPEPETGEAPALTPAPGKLVLLGCSQMFNKNFLQQGNLELFLNCVDNLTWGDDIVSVRGSKPIDRAIDKPSDAQRGFWQFMNYAAVNMCVAAIGVASWFTRKQSRDAYTMSFQSQQNA
- a CDS encoding ATP-binding cassette domain-containing protein; this encodes MIRAESLSMHYGPVQALRNVSFEVKKGEIVGLLGPNGAGKSTTMKILTTYLHPSKGTAKVGGIDVLENPLGVRKIIGYLPEILPLYMDMEVKGYLNFVGKARGLSGARLRERTDVVLEACGLRHMYRKVVRELSKGYKQRTALAQALIHDPEIIILDEPTSGLDPHQIVEIRQLIKSLAHGKTVILSTHILQEVEATADRIVIISQGRIVGDGTLEELRDMATSEERTRVSVLGKREDTERLLSGIEGSRKVDFVGEDDGFATFVLHGRPGSHLWREVGKLARMKNWELRELTDRPLTLEETFLKLTEKAEGAATTGAQS
- a CDS encoding class I SAM-dependent methyltransferase — protein: MKQFAHWTPRYAHDRLRLFAYTLTHPGAPWLAPGAVCFLDAWIQPHHTGFEWGSGRSTVWFSRRAARLTSIEHDEKWFRRVQQKLRANSCGGVEHRFVVVTDSNPLAYIDAIAEVEDASLDFVLVDGLSALRDSCALAAMPKVRAGGILIIDDVHRYMPSESRAPLALPSGSEPPTPEWQSAFRQLATWDMQRFSSGVTDTGIWIRK
- a CDS encoding segregation/condensation protein A translates to MADAKDTAPIGVDEPFIVDEATDEVLRLHLEKFEGPLEVLLYLIKSQEIDIFDIPIVKVTEQFLRFIEVMSEENLEVTGDFLVMAATLIQIKSKMLLPPDVETAEDEEFEDEDPRMELVEKLLEYRRYRDVAERLQFLESERERLFARSTKPALDLPPEEEEEMLEVTLYDLVTAFKGVLRYFTEDNIHTIAGEGASVDEKVEYIEERLAREGSVAWTELFKECRSRVELVCCFLAILELCRMGRIRAHQHHSFEEIRLFPAEPRPALEAEPA
- a CDS encoding YraN family protein, giving the protein MIFPWRFWRRRAPKPLGQRGEDLAAKHLRRAGYRILERNAKLGKFEIDIIAREGDTIAFVEVKTRRSNSFLEPEANVTPTKQQHIRRAAAIYISRHNDPETYYRYDIVSVVLPDDGNPHVTILRDAFRPE